GGGCGACGAAGGGGATGCCCTTCTCGTAGCCCCAGCGGCCGTTGAGGACGAAAAAGACCGCCGACGTCACCGCGCCGATGATCATGGCGACCGTGGCCTGCACCACGTTCAGCGGTCCCTGCGGATAGACGGCGAAAAACGCCGTCGCGAACCCCTGTACGATGATGAACGACGCCCACCACACAGGAATGTAATGTGAAAGACTCATCGAACGCTGGTCGTCCGGGATCGGGTCCAGTCCTTCCGAACTCGATTCGGTCATGGTGTGCCCTCGTATGGCATACTATCCCGTACGTCGTGGAGGGGAATTATATAACTTTCGTTGGCTTCTTCGAACGTGAGGTCCACGAACCGTCTCGAATCGCGATTTCGTTCGAACAACTCGATTCGATTCGTTCACGGGACCGGACAGCCAAACGACTATACGTCACTGGATAGAATCGGCGGTCGATGACCGTTGACACAGTGATCGCGAACGGGACCGTCGTGACGAGCGAGCGCACTTTCGAGGGAGCCGTCGCCATCGACGAGGGGACCATCGTGGCCGTCGGTGACGAGGAGACGCTACCGGGGGCCTCCTCCACGATCGACGCGTCGGACCGCCTCGTGATGCCGGGCGTCGTCGACCCGCACGTCCACGT
This portion of the Halococcus sediminicola genome encodes:
- a CDS encoding cytosine permease gives rise to the protein MTESSSEGLDPIPDDQRSMSLSHYIPVWWASFIIVQGFATAFFAVYPQGPLNVVQATVAMIIGAVTSAVFFVLNGRWGYEKGIPFVAQSRAAFGTRGAIIPNLVRLLPAIIWLGIGNWIGALAIQSITQTLWGVGNVQLSSCCSCC